From a single Aquarana catesbeiana isolate 2022-GZ linkage group LG09, ASM4218655v1, whole genome shotgun sequence genomic region:
- the LOC141108750 gene encoding alpha-galactosidase A-like isoform X1: MEPAVWKRLLSSVILGFVLYQSDVDGLKNGLALTPPMGWLHWQRFLCQTDCKNYPTSCINDQLFMQMADIMVSNGWLKAGYKYLCIDDCWLAPRRDKNNRLQADPDRFPGGMKKLVDYVHDRGLLFGIYQDVGNKTCAGYPGSRDFYELDAQTFADWGVDLLKFDGCNYGTLEDLEEGYRRMAMALNRTGRDIVYSCEWPLYARQESHVNYTEVAEYCNSWRNFGDIDDSWGSVKTIVDFTAALQEQLVPAAGPGAWNDPDMLVIGNFGLSYDQQVTQMALWAIMAAPLLMSNDLREISKESTALLQNQEVIAINQDPLGIQGYRLLKVNNFDLWEKPLASGALAISVTNRQEIGGPRYFLLVRAIVWEGLACDTCYVTQLLPTRYEFGYFNSSQVLKVWVNPSGTVLLRLE; this comes from the exons ATGGAGCCGGCTGTGTGGAAACGTTTGCTGTCCTCGGTAATTCTGGGCTTCGTATTGTATCAATCGGATGTAGACggactgaaaaatggcctggcccTCACCCCTCCGATGGGCTGGCTGCACTGGCAGAGGTTCCTGTGTCAGACCGACTGCAAAAACTACCCGACTTCTTGTATCAA TGACCAGCTCTTCATGCAGATGGCGGATATCATGGTGTCCAATGGATGGCTGAAAGCTGGATATAAATATCTGTGCATCGACGATTGCTGGCTGGCTCCTCGTAGAGACAAGAACAACAGGCTACAGGCTGACCCTGACCGCTTCCCGGGAGGCATGAAGAAACTGGTGGATTAT GTACATGATCGCGGCCTGCTTTTTGGAATATATCAAGACGTGGGCAACAAAACCTGCGCCGGATATCCAGGAAGTCGCGATTTTTACGAGTTGGACGCACAAACGTTTGCGGACTGGGGGGTGGACCTACTCAAATTTGATGGATGTAATTATGGAACTCTGGAAGATCTAGAAGAAG GGTACCGTCGTATGGCTATGGCATTAAACCGTACTGGGAGAGATATTGTATATTCCTGTGAATGGCCACTGTATGCTCGTCAAGAATCACAT GTTAACTATACAGAAGTTGCTGAATACTGCAACTCGTGGAGAAATTTTGGCGATATCGATGACTCGTGGGGAAGTGTGAAGACTATAGTGGATTTTACTGCCGCTCTCCAAGAACAGCTGGTTCCTGCAGCGGGTCCGGGAGCTTGGAATGACCCAGACATG cttgttATCGGTAACTTCGGATTGAGTTACGATCAGCAGGTCACACAAATGGCTCTTTGGGCAATCATGGCTGCACCTTTATTAATGTCTAATGACTTGCGGGAAATAAGTAAAGAGTCTACAGCTCTCCTTCAGAACCAAGAGGTCATCGCCATCAACCAAGATCCTCTAGGGATACAAGGATACAGGTTACTCAAG GTCAACAACTTTGACTTGTGGGAGAAACCCCTCGCGAGCGGAGCTCTGGCAATCTCGGTAACAAATCGGCAAGAAATAGGCGGCCCCCGATATTTTCTATTGGTCCGAGCGATAGTGTGGGAAGGACTGGCCTGTGACACTTGCTACGTGACGCAGCTGCTGCCGACGCGCTACGAATTTGGATATTTCAACTCCTCCCAAGTCCTGAAAGTGTGGGTGAATCCATCGGGAACCGTGCTGCTGAGGCTGGAGTAA
- the LOC141108750 gene encoding alpha-galactosidase A-like isoform X2, with amino-acid sequence MTNDQLFMQMADIMVSNGWLKAGYKYLCIDDCWLAPRRDKNNRLQADPDRFPGGMKKLVDYVHDRGLLFGIYQDVGNKTCAGYPGSRDFYELDAQTFADWGVDLLKFDGCNYGTLEDLEEGYRRMAMALNRTGRDIVYSCEWPLYARQESHVNYTEVAEYCNSWRNFGDIDDSWGSVKTIVDFTAALQEQLVPAAGPGAWNDPDMLVIGNFGLSYDQQVTQMALWAIMAAPLLMSNDLREISKESTALLQNQEVIAINQDPLGIQGYRLLKVNNFDLWEKPLASGALAISVTNRQEIGGPRYFLLVRAIVWEGLACDTCYVTQLLPTRYEFGYFNSSQVLKVWVNPSGTVLLRLE; translated from the exons ATGACAAA TGACCAGCTCTTCATGCAGATGGCGGATATCATGGTGTCCAATGGATGGCTGAAAGCTGGATATAAATATCTGTGCATCGACGATTGCTGGCTGGCTCCTCGTAGAGACAAGAACAACAGGCTACAGGCTGACCCTGACCGCTTCCCGGGAGGCATGAAGAAACTGGTGGATTAT GTACATGATCGCGGCCTGCTTTTTGGAATATATCAAGACGTGGGCAACAAAACCTGCGCCGGATATCCAGGAAGTCGCGATTTTTACGAGTTGGACGCACAAACGTTTGCGGACTGGGGGGTGGACCTACTCAAATTTGATGGATGTAATTATGGAACTCTGGAAGATCTAGAAGAAG GGTACCGTCGTATGGCTATGGCATTAAACCGTACTGGGAGAGATATTGTATATTCCTGTGAATGGCCACTGTATGCTCGTCAAGAATCACAT GTTAACTATACAGAAGTTGCTGAATACTGCAACTCGTGGAGAAATTTTGGCGATATCGATGACTCGTGGGGAAGTGTGAAGACTATAGTGGATTTTACTGCCGCTCTCCAAGAACAGCTGGTTCCTGCAGCGGGTCCGGGAGCTTGGAATGACCCAGACATG cttgttATCGGTAACTTCGGATTGAGTTACGATCAGCAGGTCACACAAATGGCTCTTTGGGCAATCATGGCTGCACCTTTATTAATGTCTAATGACTTGCGGGAAATAAGTAAAGAGTCTACAGCTCTCCTTCAGAACCAAGAGGTCATCGCCATCAACCAAGATCCTCTAGGGATACAAGGATACAGGTTACTCAAG GTCAACAACTTTGACTTGTGGGAGAAACCCCTCGCGAGCGGAGCTCTGGCAATCTCGGTAACAAATCGGCAAGAAATAGGCGGCCCCCGATATTTTCTATTGGTCCGAGCGATAGTGTGGGAAGGACTGGCCTGTGACACTTGCTACGTGACGCAGCTGCTGCCGACGCGCTACGAATTTGGATATTTCAACTCCTCCCAAGTCCTGAAAGTGTGGGTGAATCCATCGGGAACCGTGCTGCTGAGGCTGGAGTAA
- the LOC141108750 gene encoding alpha-galactosidase A-like isoform X3 gives MQMADIMVSNGWLKAGYKYLCIDDCWLAPRRDKNNRLQADPDRFPGGMKKLVDYVHDRGLLFGIYQDVGNKTCAGYPGSRDFYELDAQTFADWGVDLLKFDGCNYGTLEDLEEGYRRMAMALNRTGRDIVYSCEWPLYARQESHVNYTEVAEYCNSWRNFGDIDDSWGSVKTIVDFTAALQEQLVPAAGPGAWNDPDMLVIGNFGLSYDQQVTQMALWAIMAAPLLMSNDLREISKESTALLQNQEVIAINQDPLGIQGYRLLKVNNFDLWEKPLASGALAISVTNRQEIGGPRYFLLVRAIVWEGLACDTCYVTQLLPTRYEFGYFNSSQVLKVWVNPSGTVLLRLE, from the exons ATGCAGATGGCGGATATCATGGTGTCCAATGGATGGCTGAAAGCTGGATATAAATATCTGTGCATCGACGATTGCTGGCTGGCTCCTCGTAGAGACAAGAACAACAGGCTACAGGCTGACCCTGACCGCTTCCCGGGAGGCATGAAGAAACTGGTGGATTAT GTACATGATCGCGGCCTGCTTTTTGGAATATATCAAGACGTGGGCAACAAAACCTGCGCCGGATATCCAGGAAGTCGCGATTTTTACGAGTTGGACGCACAAACGTTTGCGGACTGGGGGGTGGACCTACTCAAATTTGATGGATGTAATTATGGAACTCTGGAAGATCTAGAAGAAG GGTACCGTCGTATGGCTATGGCATTAAACCGTACTGGGAGAGATATTGTATATTCCTGTGAATGGCCACTGTATGCTCGTCAAGAATCACAT GTTAACTATACAGAAGTTGCTGAATACTGCAACTCGTGGAGAAATTTTGGCGATATCGATGACTCGTGGGGAAGTGTGAAGACTATAGTGGATTTTACTGCCGCTCTCCAAGAACAGCTGGTTCCTGCAGCGGGTCCGGGAGCTTGGAATGACCCAGACATG cttgttATCGGTAACTTCGGATTGAGTTACGATCAGCAGGTCACACAAATGGCTCTTTGGGCAATCATGGCTGCACCTTTATTAATGTCTAATGACTTGCGGGAAATAAGTAAAGAGTCTACAGCTCTCCTTCAGAACCAAGAGGTCATCGCCATCAACCAAGATCCTCTAGGGATACAAGGATACAGGTTACTCAAG GTCAACAACTTTGACTTGTGGGAGAAACCCCTCGCGAGCGGAGCTCTGGCAATCTCGGTAACAAATCGGCAAGAAATAGGCGGCCCCCGATATTTTCTATTGGTCCGAGCGATAGTGTGGGAAGGACTGGCCTGTGACACTTGCTACGTGACGCAGCTGCTGCCGACGCGCTACGAATTTGGATATTTCAACTCCTCCCAAGTCCTGAAAGTGTGGGTGAATCCATCGGGAACCGTGCTGCTGAGGCTGGAGTAA